From a region of the Mytilus galloprovincialis chromosome 3, xbMytGall1.hap1.1, whole genome shotgun sequence genome:
- the LOC143066774 gene encoding uncharacterized protein LOC143066774, whose translation MDIHEHCKLSGYLTDIMKITGPMTPKQLNMFQVLIRDQEFKQNIADARRIAQECLKLDFKDYRSKNSLKSDKKYESTDELKGEKLSRATENKETQTVHTVDASVQTEKEKTVSTDKLTTLMVDALANVPDHAVGYVKDFLQLSLKGIINIHSTKTNLNDQPCQRCISNIFSKPNYDNIDFETRMEPVAANIIDVCTNQMENIARNIFEEMMYDHFDHTHEWNENQLATSMPPSTKYEAPGSNVYVPNVQRGDFTPTCMSHPSEFSYYTTIDAVPYNWAANAPDQYSDLADDEYFRENLTVPKLDLSFMNENHPVNSDTESSMLSLSTCESEGAFKNWLKRNDMYESEDTSSVSLSICNVPREDKINVKEQTVVKRKILERVNKNMIPDYESEMDEIFTENDSYKQEETRRSDVSMGFIKANIDLTSAEVNDFTKPKESQDVLQVTKTKDEAPEAGMAEHQSHDIEPIEERRVIKAAKWVLAVDTFMQQQKELTESKELFRIEHLRYFDLGSSRSSMSSSTNIEPPPMITSDTSQDKRDSLGTRMGIAECIEDQLKSDTSQDKSDNLGTSIKDKECYEEQLKSDTSQDKSDNLGTSIKDKEGYEEQLKSDTSQDKSDNLGTSIKDKECYEEQLKSDTSQDKSDNLGTSIKDKECYEEQLKSDTSQDKKDNLGTSIKDNEEQLKLSDTIEDHKQMKEIVNHKSNILSNSDCVSLDSLDIDIASILGSDFGKGEGDTVSFNEAPKPVEPVEKPLFRKPPLPPNAYKKLQAILRERAKQKDIEDSESEESTESTNNVTSNRKRRCDDEYSDDETDSSTSDTDCTDNYSYESDFSEETYESDSFCGNGEPDNGNNEMNDITKDSNIQQGLITHENVKGSKQSLQDIYTLKDFSTAKGDLSPENEYSEKLSASLKIEAKNNANKHDIKESDIRMPIEQNKKASTTESQFISNIGGDGNTGLCVRKENSFKLTKCKNDNEHCTGFTEPSATNLVDMVANKTEISKFSKSHNNTESVDQKVSLNLDVSNTPISTKSQGDTGTSGLSVRQRRIGHNNLLRKK comes from the exons ATGG ATATTCATGAGCATTGTAAACTGTCTGGATATCTAACTGATATCATGAAAATCACCGGTCCTATGACACCAAAAC AACTAAACATGTTTCAAGTTCTCATCAGGGACCAGGAGTTTAAGCAAAATATTGCAGATGCCAGAAGAATTGCACAAGAATGCTTAAAGCTG GATTTCAAAGACTACCGTTCAAAGAATAGTTTGAAGTCGGATAAGAAATACGAATCCACCGACGAGTTAAAAGGAGAGAAGTTGTCGAGAGCAAcagaaaataaagaaacacaaaCTGTCCATACTGTCGATGCTTCTGTACAGACAGAAAAAGAGAAAACAGTCAGCACCGACAAGTTGACAACATTGATGGTAGATGCATTAGCTAATGTACCAG atCATGCAGTTGGTTATGTAAAGGATTTTCTACAATTATCTCTGAAAGGAATAATCAATATTCATAGCACAAAG ACAAATCTGAATGACCAGCCATGTCAAAGATGCATTAGCAATATATtcagtaaaccaaactatgacaacaTTGATTTTGAAACGCGGATGGAACCAGTAGCTGCTAACATAATTGATGTTTGTACAAATCAAATGGAGAACATCGCACGAAACATCTTCGAAGAAATGATGTACGACCATTTCGACCATACCCATGAGTGGAACGAAAACCAGTTAGCTACCTCAATGCCACCAAGTACCAAATATGAAGCACCAGGAAGCAACGTTTATGTGCCTAACGTTCAAAGAGGTGACTTTACTCCCACATGCATGTCACATCCTTCAGAATTTTCCTATTATACGACCATTGATGCCGTTCCATACAACTGGGCAGCCAATGCCCCAGACCAATATTCTGATTTGGCAGACGATGAGTattttagagaaaatctgactgTGCCCAAATTAGACCTTTCTTTTATGAATGAAAATCATCCTGTTAATTCTGACACAGAAAGTTCTATGTTGTCGCTCAGCACCTGCGAGTCAGAAGGTGCCTTCAAGAACTGGCTTAAAAGGAACGACATGTATGAATCAGAAGACACAAGCAGTGTATCCTTGTCTATTTGTAACGTTCCAAGAG aagataaaataaatgtaaaagaacAGACTGTTGTCAAACGAAAAATACTTGAAAgagtaaataaaaatatgatacCAGACTACGAATCAGAAATGGATGAGATTTTTACCGAAAACGATAGCTATAAGCAAGAAGAAACAAGAAGAAGTGACGTATCCATGGGTTTTATTAAGGCGAACATCGACTTAACATCAGCAGAAGTGAATGATTTTACAAAACCAAAAG AGTCCCAAGATGTCCTTCAAGTTACTAAAACAAAAGATGAAGCACCAGAAGCAGGTATGGCAGAACATCAAAGTCATGATATTGAACCTATTGAAGAAAGACGGGTAATCAAAGCGGCTAAATGGGTTCTGGCTGTTGACACTTTCATGCAACAACAAAAAGAACTGACAGAAAGCAAGGAATTATTCAGGATCGAACACTTGAGATATTTTGACTTAGGATCAAGTCGTTCAAGTATGTCAAGCAGTACCAATATCGAACCCCCACCAATGATTACATCGGACACTTCCCAGGACAAACGAGACAGTTTAGGTACCAGAATGGGAATTGCGGAATGCATCGAAGATCAGCTAAAATCGGACACTTCTCAGGATAAAAGTGACAATTTAGGTACTAGCATAAAAGATAAGGAATGCTATGAAGAGCAGCTAAAATCGGACACTTCTCAGGACAAAAGTGACAATTTAGGTACTAGCATAAAAGATAAGGAAGGCTATGAAGAGCAGCTAAAATCGGACACTTCTCAGGACAAAAGTGACAATTTAGGTACTAGCATAAAAGATAAGGAATGCTATGAAGAGCAGCTAAAATCGGACACTTCTCAGGACAAAAGTGACAATTTAGGTACTAGCATAAAAGATAAGGAATGCTATGAAGAGCAGCTAAAATCGGACACTTCTCAGGACAAAAAAGACAATTTAGGTACTAGCATAAAAGATAATGAAGAGCAGCTAAAATTATCAGATACCATAGAAGACCATAAACAAATGAAAGAAATAGTTAACCATAAAAGTAACATCTTGTCTAACAGTGATTGTGTCAGTTTAGATTCTTTGGATATAGACATAGCATCTATCTTGGGGAGTGATTTTGGTAAAGGCGAGGGAGATACCGTGTCTTTTAATGAAGCACCAAAACCTGTCGAACCAGTGGAAAAACCTTTATTTAGAAAACCACCTTTGCCACCCAATGCATATAAGAAACTACAAGCTATTCTCAGAGAAAGGGCTAAACAAAAAGATATTGAGGATAGTGAAAGCGAAGAATCGACTGAAAGCACCAATAATGTAACttcaaatagaaaaagaagatGCGATGATGAATACAGTGATGATGAAACAGATAGCTCCACTTCAGACACAGATTGTACTGATAATTATTCTTATGAATCAGACTTTAGTGAAGAAACTTATGAGAGTGACAGTTTCTGTGGTAATGGTGAACCAGATAATGGAAACAACGAAATGAATGATATCACAAAGGACAGTAACATACAGCAAGGTTTAATAACACATGAAAACGTAAAAG GAAGCAAACAAAGTTTGCAAGATATATACACACTGAAAGATTTTTCAACTGCCAAAGGTGATCTTTCCCCGGAGAATGAATATTCAGAAAAATTATCTGCATCCCTGAAAATTGAAGCTAAAAACAATGCAAATAAGCATGATATAAAAGAATCAGACATACGAATGCCAATAGAACAGAATAAAAAGGCTTCCACTACAGAATCTCAATTTATTAGCAACATTGGTGGTGATGGAAACACTGGGTTGTGCGTCAGGAAAGAAAATTCGTTCAAACTGACTAAATGCAAGAACGACAACGAACATTGTACAGGGTTTACCGAACCGAGCGCAACCAACCTGGTTGATATGGTAgcaaataaaactgaaatatccaAATTCTCAAAAAGTCACAACAACACTGAAAGTGTTGACCAAAAAGTGTCACTAAACCTGGATGTATCAAACACACCAATATCAACTAAAAGTCAGGGTGACACTGGTACGAGTGGATTGTCTGTAAGGCAAAGACGAATTGGACATAATaatcttttgagaaaaaaatga